The proteins below come from a single Orenia metallireducens genomic window:
- a CDS encoding RrF2 family transcriptional regulator gives MKLSKECEYAILALVDIAQSPEDLVKINDIAKRNHIPKKFLEQILLTLKRTGYVASKRGIGGGYKLIKEADEITIAEVVRLFDGALAPVDSVSENFYEETPIEKNQKLLAIFKELRDYVSNKLENTTIYDLLKE, from the coding sequence ATGAAGTTATCTAAAGAGTGTGAATATGCTATTCTTGCTTTAGTTGATATTGCTCAAAGCCCAGAAGATTTAGTAAAGATAAATGATATAGCTAAGCGTAATCATATTCCCAAAAAGTTTTTAGAGCAGATATTATTGACACTAAAAAGAACAGGATATGTAGCCAGTAAAAGGGGGATAGGTGGAGGATATAAGTTAATTAAAGAAGCTGATGAAATTACTATTGCTGAGGTAGTAAGGCTCTTTGATGGAGCTTTAGCCCCAGTAGACTCTGTTAGTGAAAACTTTTATGAAGAGACACCGATTGAGAAGAACCAGAAATTACTAGCTATATTTAAAGAACTTCGAGATTATGTTTCGAATAAATTAGAGAATACTACAATATATGATTTACTAAAAGAATAA